In a genomic window of Maridesulfovibrio ferrireducens:
- a CDS encoding transporter substrate-binding domain-containing protein codes for MRFSYLLISIFLLLFPAPTLATESISVAGNINTKHNYHKLVKSKGGDPLAITDYDSPYSSRPVISLLLLRQALHLGGLNANFFFISCPNPGRSLAEVKRGRAVVYSCDIWEQRFDSSVYKTSPVVRKGKFQKGLYVKKNSPLLKNATSLELLKKHVPLVGNTWITDIGVLKKAGFKTIQTAPRYDLLFKMMNKNRADFALLEFPRTNNLIIQSKNGDLYPIPNTKMIFPYSRHFMVSKKNPQGKQVYEALEKGLKILRKNGTIERALRQSGVINDKVKDWTVIYP; via the coding sequence ATGAGATTTTCTTATCTTCTTATTTCCATATTCTTATTGCTCTTTCCTGCGCCAACACTTGCAACGGAAAGCATTTCAGTTGCGGGCAACATAAATACTAAACATAATTATCATAAATTAGTTAAAAGCAAAGGCGGAGATCCTCTTGCCATTACTGATTATGACTCGCCATATTCTTCACGCCCGGTTATATCCCTATTACTTTTACGACAGGCTCTCCACCTTGGAGGCTTAAATGCCAATTTCTTTTTTATTTCCTGCCCCAATCCCGGAAGAAGTCTGGCTGAGGTTAAAAGAGGCCGTGCAGTAGTATATTCATGTGATATTTGGGAACAACGTTTCGACTCTTCTGTTTATAAAACATCACCAGTTGTACGTAAGGGAAAATTTCAAAAAGGACTCTACGTCAAAAAGAATTCCCCTCTTTTAAAAAACGCAACCAGCCTTGAACTTCTAAAAAAACACGTCCCATTAGTTGGGAACACATGGATTACGGATATTGGAGTATTAAAAAAGGCCGGATTCAAAACCATCCAAACTGCACCACGGTATGATCTATTGTTCAAAATGATGAATAAAAATCGTGCTGATTTTGCACTATTAGAATTTCCAAGAACAAATAATCTAATCATACAAAGTAAAAATGGCGACCTGTACCCCATCCCGAACACTAAAATGATATTTCCATACAGCAGACACTTTATGGTTTCTAAAAAAAATCCCCAAGGCAAGCAGGTCTATGAAGCACTGGAAAAAGGTCTGAAAATATTAAGAAAAAACGGGACAATTGAACGGGCACTAAGACAATCC
- a CDS encoding sensor histidine kinase, translating into MKISRLYLKIFLAFLLVLMVSEFTVIWIIHTGWAGSPRMKRTEGQLMAIKNLTEMEIESKHLSPGQEKEALTPLMKTLSKSFRAEVWITGPYSEVVASSGEIIPDLTLHLEGKPTKTTEGVYIYKERRKGMKSVYGTYSSNIPEGYPFTYHLFHPWKQFEEEIWFLRGQALITILAALFLLPVALRIIKPIKELTRSAAKLGQGDLTQRVKVRGKDEVAELARTFNHMAEGLEKIIKSNRELTANVSHEMRSPLARMGISLEMIREKINNDKPAQCEAFISGMQSEIIHMDTLIGKIIEFSKLDMQKVPPMNDSINLDLLITELLYQYQPTADHKKLKIISDLEDVTITDCDQNAIRIILDNILGNAFKYTEQNGVIEVELRAKKDELLMNKAVIQISNTHSPVPEEELEEIFNPFHRLKGHDTPGYGLGLAAAQKIATMHQGSMQATNTEKGFTITVTLPIAKG; encoded by the coding sequence ATGAAAATAAGCAGACTTTACCTTAAAATATTTCTAGCCTTCCTGCTTGTACTCATGGTTTCAGAATTTACGGTAATATGGATTATTCATACTGGATGGGCTGGCAGTCCCCGCATGAAAAGAACCGAAGGCCAGTTGATGGCCATAAAAAATCTCACGGAAATGGAAATTGAGTCGAAACATCTTTCCCCGGGACAGGAAAAAGAAGCCCTCACCCCGCTAATGAAAACACTCAGCAAGTCTTTCCGCGCCGAGGTGTGGATTACAGGGCCATATTCAGAAGTAGTTGCGTCATCAGGTGAAATAATCCCGGACCTGACCCTACATTTGGAAGGTAAGCCTACGAAGACCACCGAAGGCGTATACATATATAAAGAGCGCCGTAAAGGAATGAAATCTGTTTACGGAACATATTCTTCTAATATTCCAGAGGGATACCCTTTCACTTACCATTTATTTCATCCTTGGAAACAATTTGAAGAAGAAATATGGTTCCTGCGCGGACAGGCTCTTATTACAATACTGGCTGCTCTTTTTCTTCTTCCGGTTGCCCTGCGGATAATCAAACCGATTAAAGAGCTTACCCGCTCTGCGGCGAAACTGGGGCAGGGAGATTTGACACAGCGAGTAAAAGTGCGCGGTAAAGATGAAGTTGCAGAACTTGCCCGAACGTTCAATCACATGGCTGAAGGCCTTGAAAAAATTATCAAAAGCAACAGAGAACTCACCGCCAACGTATCACATGAAATGCGAAGTCCGCTGGCCCGTATGGGTATTTCGCTGGAAATGATCCGGGAAAAGATAAATAATGATAAACCAGCCCAGTGCGAAGCTTTTATCAGCGGCATGCAGTCCGAAATAATACACATGGATACACTCATCGGGAAAATAATAGAATTTTCAAAACTCGATATGCAAAAAGTTCCGCCCATGAACGATTCTATTAATCTTGATTTACTGATCACAGAATTGCTGTATCAGTACCAGCCAACCGCCGACCATAAAAAGTTAAAAATAATAAGCGATCTTGAAGATGTAACTATCACCGATTGCGACCAGAACGCCATCAGGATCATCCTCGATAATATTCTTGGAAATGCTTTTAAATACACCGAGCAAAACGGAGTTATTGAAGTAGAACTGCGAGCAAAAAAAGATGAACTATTGATGAACAAAGCCGTGATTCAAATATCCAATACACACTCGCCTGTTCCCGAAGAAGAGCTTGAAGAGATCTTCAATCCTTTCCACCGTCTCAAAGGTCACGATACACCGGGTTACGGACTCGGCCTTGCTGCCGCGCAAAAAATCGCAACCATGCACCAAGGTTCCATGCAAGCCACAAATACTGAAAAGGGATTCACAATCACAGTCACTCTGCCCATTGCAAAAGGGTAA
- a CDS encoding response regulator, whose translation MEKQLSVLIIDDDSKLRDLLTQYLEGYGFKVLTLPSGEKTVETVKSENPSLVILDIMMPGKDGLEVLKELRPHSNIPVIMLTAKGEDTDRIVGLELGADDYMPKPFNPRELLARIKAVLRRAKDSERNGDTKSSGIIKVAGLILNIAYQRLEIGDEQLELSSTEFKLLHALMGNHGTPLTRDDLMTSVWGKDFNAFDRSIDVHISKLRALLKPYPEHESRIKTVWGTGYMFVGEK comes from the coding sequence ATGGAAAAACAACTGTCCGTACTCATCATCGACGATGACAGTAAGCTTAGAGACTTGCTGACCCAGTATCTTGAAGGCTATGGCTTTAAGGTGCTCACTCTTCCGTCAGGCGAAAAAACCGTTGAAACGGTAAAAAGTGAAAACCCTTCGCTCGTAATTCTGGATATTATGATGCCCGGAAAAGACGGTCTCGAAGTCCTGAAGGAATTACGTCCACACTCGAATATTCCCGTAATTATGCTCACAGCCAAAGGCGAAGATACCGACCGTATTGTCGGCCTCGAACTGGGCGCTGACGATTATATGCCAAAGCCGTTCAACCCGCGGGAACTGCTCGCCCGCATCAAGGCAGTGCTTCGCCGTGCAAAGGATTCCGAGCGGAACGGCGATACTAAAAGCTCAGGTATTATCAAAGTAGCGGGTCTGATTCTGAACATTGCCTACCAAAGGCTCGAAATAGGGGACGAACAACTTGAGTTGTCCTCCACGGAATTCAAACTTCTGCACGCACTGATGGGCAATCACGGAACCCCGCTTACCCGCGACGACCTTATGACTTCGGTCTGGGGCAAAGATTTTAACGCCTTTGACCGCAGCATTGATGTTCATATCAGCAAGCTGAGAGCGCTGCTTAAACCCTACCCGGAACATGAATCACGCATCAAAACAGTTTGGGGAACCGGATACATGTTCGTAGGTGAAAAATGA
- a CDS encoding efflux transporter outer membrane subunit, protein MGLPLSYTLYSSEPQEFGKWWESFGSAELNRMVEEALTADFDVRIAWAKLRQLRASAIKSGAAKYPTLDGFGKYTGSKTGSDGTEGTKGSTSTDKHELGLTASYEIDVWGKIEAKANSGELDFLVSREDVSSAAMTVASEVVSRWLEIQTQRQKKAILFQQLETNTIYQDLVELRFRNSLANALDVYQQRENVARVKALIPPVESRERILLNELALLLGRPAGTVEILTTDFPALDPVPGLGLPFDLLANRPDVRSAGLKLQSSDWAVAAARADRLPSFNLTGNAALTSAQIANIFSGWMVGLAASIAGPIFDGGYRAAEVDRTRAVVDERLLNYKRTVYIAYKEVQDSLIKETWQQEYITARKNQLDAAKTNLNEAGSRYLQGLEEYLPVLSALLSVQSLEINIVEDESNLLLYRVSLYRALGGNWTDSLTSADELSETSVKADAEIKTVSTK, encoded by the coding sequence ATGGGGCTCCCGCTTTCTTATACCTTGTATTCTTCTGAGCCGCAGGAGTTCGGTAAGTGGTGGGAAAGCTTTGGCAGTGCTGAATTGAACCGCATGGTGGAAGAAGCACTTACAGCTGATTTTGATGTGCGGATTGCCTGGGCAAAACTGCGTCAGCTTCGTGCAAGTGCAATAAAATCAGGCGCGGCAAAATATCCTACTCTTGATGGTTTTGGTAAATATACCGGTAGTAAAACCGGATCGGACGGGACGGAAGGAACAAAAGGTTCAACCTCCACTGATAAACATGAGCTCGGACTTACAGCTTCATACGAAATTGATGTATGGGGAAAGATTGAGGCAAAAGCCAATTCAGGTGAGCTTGATTTCTTAGTTTCCCGTGAAGACGTAAGCTCTGCGGCAATGACTGTTGCTTCGGAAGTTGTCTCCCGCTGGCTTGAAATTCAAACTCAGCGCCAGAAGAAAGCCATACTTTTTCAGCAACTTGAAACTAATACGATATATCAGGATCTTGTCGAGCTTAGATTCCGAAATTCTCTGGCTAACGCTTTGGACGTTTATCAGCAGCGGGAGAATGTTGCTCGTGTGAAAGCTTTAATCCCTCCTGTTGAATCACGCGAAAGAATTTTACTAAATGAACTTGCGCTTCTGTTGGGGCGTCCAGCCGGGACAGTTGAGATTTTAACCACAGATTTTCCCGCTCTTGATCCTGTCCCCGGACTAGGACTTCCGTTTGATCTGCTTGCCAACAGGCCGGATGTGCGCTCCGCAGGACTTAAGCTGCAATCCTCTGACTGGGCTGTTGCTGCGGCAAGGGCTGACAGACTTCCGAGTTTTAATCTTACAGGTAATGCCGCGCTGACCAGTGCTCAGATCGCAAATATTTTCAGCGGCTGGATGGTCGGATTAGCGGCTTCCATTGCCGGACCGATTTTTGATGGTGGCTATCGCGCGGCAGAAGTGGATAGAACCCGCGCCGTTGTTGATGAACGACTCCTTAACTATAAACGTACAGTTTATATCGCGTACAAGGAAGTTCAGGATTCGTTGATTAAAGAAACATGGCAGCAGGAATATATTACGGCACGTAAAAATCAGCTTGATGCCGCAAAAACCAACTTAAATGAAGCCGGTTCCCGTTATTTACAGGGGCTTGAGGAATATCTTCCGGTTTTGAGTGCTTTGCTCAGTGTTCAGAGTCTTGAGATTAATATCGTTGAGGATGAATCCAATCTTTTATTATACAGGGTTTCGCTTTATCGCGCGCTCGGCGGCAACTGGACTGATTCACTTACTTCGGCCGATGAACTTTCCGAGACCTCGGTCAAAGCCGATGCTGAGATTAAAACCGTTTCTACGAAATAA
- a CDS encoding efflux RND transporter periplasmic adaptor subunit, whose protein sequence is MTKQIMYYVKNIGLKGIVPILILVIAGFGARALIASKPVAKKKAPVVSAPLVNVEIMKPQDLKIWTPVMGTVVAARKITLEPQVAGRVISVSDSFIPGGYFKQGQELLRIDPLDYELAVKQQQSVVITAEYNLKLERGHQKVAGREWKLLRKSSGGTLQEADLALRKPHLEKAEADLDSSKAKLKQARVNLSRTTVRVPFSAMVESKNADLGANLGEQEAIATLVGTDEFWVMVSVPVDRLDRLVIPSAANGFKGSAARIVSGSGESSFEREGQVLRLLPSLESMGRMARVIVVVKDPLNLKGEQGLRPLLLGSYINVFIDSGTLKNVFTVSRGAYRDGNTLWVMKDSGVLEIRKVEPIWRDQDFIYLNSGLTDGEKLVITDISTPLQGMNLRENVSEEVKDNSNG, encoded by the coding sequence ATGACCAAGCAAATTATGTATTACGTTAAGAATATAGGTCTTAAAGGGATTGTTCCTATTCTTATCCTTGTTATTGCCGGATTCGGAGCACGAGCGCTGATTGCCAGTAAACCTGTCGCCAAGAAAAAAGCTCCTGTTGTTTCTGCTCCTCTGGTGAATGTAGAAATTATGAAACCGCAAGACCTTAAAATCTGGACTCCGGTTATGGGGACAGTTGTAGCCGCCCGCAAAATTACACTTGAGCCGCAAGTCGCAGGTAGAGTTATTTCCGTAAGCGATTCATTTATTCCTGGTGGATATTTCAAACAAGGCCAAGAGCTTTTGCGTATTGATCCTTTGGATTACGAGCTTGCAGTAAAGCAGCAACAGTCTGTCGTTATTACTGCTGAGTATAATCTTAAGCTTGAGCGTGGACATCAGAAAGTTGCAGGGAGAGAATGGAAGCTTCTTAGAAAATCTTCCGGTGGAACTTTGCAGGAAGCGGATCTGGCACTTAGAAAGCCTCACTTGGAGAAAGCGGAAGCGGATCTCGATTCTTCCAAGGCAAAGCTTAAGCAGGCACGTGTCAATCTTTCCCGTACAACAGTAAGAGTTCCTTTTTCGGCGATGGTTGAAAGCAAGAATGCAGATCTCGGAGCTAATCTCGGAGAGCAGGAAGCTATTGCAACTCTTGTCGGGACCGACGAGTTCTGGGTGATGGTATCTGTTCCGGTTGATCGTTTAGATCGTCTGGTTATTCCCAGCGCAGCTAATGGTTTTAAAGGTTCTGCCGCTCGCATCGTTTCCGGAAGCGGAGAAAGTTCATTTGAAAGAGAAGGGCAGGTGTTGCGTCTTTTGCCTTCTCTTGAATCAATGGGACGTATGGCGCGTGTAATTGTTGTTGTTAAAGATCCTTTGAATTTGAAGGGGGAGCAAGGTCTTCGACCTCTGCTGCTCGGCAGTTATATAAATGTTTTTATCGACAGTGGAACTTTGAAAAATGTTTTTACTGTATCTCGTGGAGCCTATCGTGACGGCAATACTTTATGGGTCATGAAAGATTCCGGCGTGCTTGAAATTAGAAAAGTTGAACCTATCTGGCGCGATCAGGATTTCATTTACCTTAATTCCGGTCTTACCGATGGGGAAAAGCTGGTTATAACCGATATTTCTACACCGTTGCAGGGAATGAATCTACGCGAAAACGTTTCTGAGGAAGTAAAGGATAACAGCAATGGCTGA